A DNA window from Rhizobium jaguaris contains the following coding sequences:
- a CDS encoding TonB-dependent hemoglobin/transferrin/lactoferrin family receptor has product MVVRRSRSVLLACTAFLALGLGTASYAQTTNQNDATADKAAPKSDRVTELKPIVVKGKASKDVLADSPTATETTAKEIDDNQITRIEDLGRSTEVGVGFDRTSGSVNIRGLQDDRVLTTIDGIKIPFLLDGAREADGGINSFDFNTLSTVDVVRGSDSSRAGSGALGGAFVLRTLEPEDLIAPGSTWGGVFKFGYNGDDRSIDGSAAVAKRIDNTAVLFEGGYTHGHELQNNGDVGGYSTKRTEADPADYNQRNGLFKIRQYTDVGTFGVTAEHFSKDTDTDWRSKQSPTGNFRPGNYDETDGIERNRVSLDYKYDADSADSLIDTANAVFYWQNLLRENGAEGYRYTSVIGDYWRRNEVEDRSIGFNGNASKSFDTGNLHHNVTFGLDVAFANTHQYSAGGDSCDLPRWAASCAFLHTNQSDMPDVDGKRVGAFIDDKIEIGSSSFSLTPGLRFDWYDYSPKNTDAYRDSANYSGLPSGQSDTRFSPKLRAAYQPQNNVELYAQWAMGFRAPDVSELYLNYGVPGGYVSYGNPNLKPETSNGVEIGANLGDDDFGGHIGGFYNKYKNFIDSERSVDPTGTYPLGITEYFNRDNVRIFGVEVNAHKKFDNGIHIKGALAYANGKDSDTGEWLDSVAPAKAAFTVGYATEIWGTDLTFITATSEPKKDGDSFRTPGYGIFDLTAWWEPEQVKGLSLRAGVYNIFNKTYYDALNVASTSLTQPHEFYSEPGRTFKLTLTQKF; this is encoded by the coding sequence ATGGTTGTCCGGCGATCCCGCTCGGTTCTCTTGGCGTGCACTGCGTTTCTGGCCCTCGGGCTTGGCACGGCGTCTTACGCGCAGACGACAAATCAGAATGATGCGACCGCAGACAAAGCGGCGCCGAAGAGCGACCGCGTAACGGAGCTGAAACCCATTGTCGTCAAGGGAAAGGCATCGAAGGATGTACTTGCCGACTCGCCGACGGCCACGGAGACGACGGCTAAGGAGATCGACGACAATCAGATCACCCGTATCGAGGACCTTGGCCGCAGCACTGAAGTCGGCGTCGGCTTCGATCGCACCAGCGGCAGCGTCAATATTCGCGGTCTCCAAGACGATCGCGTGCTGACGACGATCGACGGCATCAAGATCCCGTTCCTGCTTGACGGCGCTCGCGAGGCGGACGGCGGCATCAACAGCTTCGACTTCAACACGCTTTCGACGGTCGATGTCGTCCGCGGCTCCGATTCCAGCCGTGCCGGTTCCGGTGCTCTCGGCGGCGCTTTCGTCCTGCGCACGCTGGAGCCGGAAGACCTGATCGCGCCTGGTTCGACCTGGGGCGGCGTCTTCAAGTTCGGCTACAATGGCGACGACCGCAGTATCGATGGCTCAGCCGCCGTCGCCAAGCGCATCGACAACACCGCCGTTCTTTTCGAGGGCGGATACACGCACGGACATGAGCTGCAAAACAACGGTGACGTTGGCGGCTACTCCACCAAGCGCACCGAGGCCGATCCGGCCGACTACAACCAGCGCAACGGTCTCTTCAAGATCCGCCAGTACACCGATGTTGGTACCTTCGGCGTCACGGCGGAGCACTTCAGCAAGGACACGGACACCGATTGGCGCAGCAAGCAGAGCCCGACGGGCAATTTCCGCCCGGGTAACTACGATGAAACTGACGGTATCGAGCGCAACCGCGTATCGCTCGACTATAAATATGACGCCGACAGCGCCGACTCGCTGATCGATACCGCCAATGCGGTCTTCTATTGGCAGAACCTTCTGCGCGAAAACGGCGCCGAGGGTTATCGCTATACCTCCGTTATCGGCGATTATTGGCGCCGCAACGAGGTCGAGGACCGCAGCATCGGCTTCAACGGCAATGCGTCGAAGTCCTTCGACACGGGCAACCTGCATCACAACGTCACCTTCGGCCTCGATGTCGCCTTCGCCAATACGCATCAATATTCGGCCGGCGGCGATAGCTGCGATCTTCCCCGCTGGGCCGCTTCTTGCGCGTTCCTGCATACCAATCAGTCGGATATGCCCGATGTCGACGGTAAGCGCGTCGGCGCCTTCATCGACGACAAGATCGAGATCGGCTCCAGCAGCTTCTCGCTGACGCCGGGCCTGCGCTTCGATTGGTATGACTACTCGCCAAAGAATACCGACGCCTATCGCGATAGCGCCAACTATTCGGGCCTACCGTCCGGACAGTCTGATACCCGTTTCTCGCCAAAGCTGCGCGCGGCGTACCAGCCGCAGAACAATGTTGAGCTTTATGCCCAGTGGGCCATGGGCTTCCGCGCGCCTGATGTCAGTGAGCTTTATCTGAACTACGGCGTTCCCGGCGGCTACGTCAGCTATGGCAATCCCAACCTGAAGCCGGAAACCAGCAACGGCGTCGAAATCGGCGCGAACCTCGGTGATGATGATTTCGGTGGCCATATCGGCGGGTTCTACAACAAGTACAAGAACTTCATCGACAGCGAAAGGTCTGTTGATCCGACAGGCACTTATCCGCTCGGCATCACGGAATACTTCAATCGCGACAACGTCCGTATCTTCGGTGTCGAGGTCAATGCGCACAAGAAGTTCGACAACGGCATCCACATCAAGGGTGCGCTCGCCTACGCTAACGGCAAGGACTCCGATACCGGCGAGTGGCTCGACTCCGTCGCTCCCGCAAAGGCGGCCTTCACCGTCGGCTATGCCACCGAGATCTGGGGTACGGATCTGACCTTCATCACCGCCACCAGCGAGCCGAAGAAGGATGGCGACAGCTTCCGCACGCCGGGCTATGGCATCTTCGATCTGACGGCATGGTGGGAGCCGGAGCAGGTGAAGGGCTTGTCGCTGCGGGCAGGGGTCTACAACATCTTCAACAAGACCTATTACGACGCACTCAACGTCGCCTCGACCAGCCTGACGCAACCGCACGAATTCTATTCGGAGCCGGGCCGGACCTTCAAGCTGACACTGACGCAGAAGTTCTGA
- a CDS encoding extensin family protein has product MLFRIISVTTAVAMLTAASLPETGPMPQPKPDGEQSQPLDELPIPTPKPTVPEAQPTIPETEPPAGEMQGPPRPPLTVATESDEDHQACIGKLSAMGAVFKDIPRIDDGNGCGIDKPIALSEPLPGIKLKPEGTMRCEAALALAHWMKESVIPAAETALKDNGQITAINQASTYVCRLRNNAATGKISEHARGNAVDIASFTFENGKTVAIEPRHEDPTLTGAFQRTASASACLYFTTVLDPDSDAAHETHFHLDVLKRNGEFRYCH; this is encoded by the coding sequence ATGCTTTTCCGGATCATCTCCGTCACCACCGCCGTCGCCATGTTGACGGCAGCATCCCTCCCCGAAACCGGCCCGATGCCACAGCCCAAGCCAGATGGCGAGCAAAGTCAACCGCTCGACGAACTGCCGATACCGACACCGAAACCAACCGTTCCGGAGGCCCAACCAACCATTCCGGAGACCGAACCGCCCGCCGGGGAAATGCAGGGACCGCCCAGGCCGCCACTGACCGTTGCAACGGAATCGGACGAAGATCATCAAGCTTGCATTGGAAAGCTGAGCGCCATGGGCGCGGTGTTCAAGGACATTCCCCGCATCGATGACGGCAACGGCTGCGGCATCGACAAGCCGATTGCTCTTTCCGAACCTCTGCCCGGCATCAAATTGAAACCGGAGGGCACGATGCGATGCGAGGCCGCTCTAGCACTTGCCCACTGGATGAAGGAAAGCGTTATACCCGCCGCTGAGACGGCGCTGAAAGACAATGGTCAGATCACCGCGATCAACCAAGCCTCCACCTATGTCTGCCGCCTCCGCAACAACGCCGCCACCGGTAAGATCTCGGAACATGCCCGCGGCAATGCCGTGGACATCGCCAGCTTCACCTTTGAAAATGGCAAGACCGTCGCCATCGAGCCCCGCCACGAAGACCCGACGCTAACAGGCGCATTCCAGCGCACGGCCAGCGCCTCCGCCTGCCTCTATTTCACAACCGTTCTCGACCCGGATAGCGACGCCGCGCACGAGACGCATTTCCATTTGGACGTGCTGAAGAGGAACGGCGAGTTCAGATATTGCCATTGA
- a CDS encoding amino acid adenylation domain-containing protein produces the protein MTENIALPLCRHSLERPDALALSVNGRELSYRELATLSRRIASCLQTVARTRRVGILATRSLAACAGILGTAWSGSTYVPLNPRLPQARLVDLFSTLDLDALIVDARGAALLTPEVLAAAPRTVLAGDEGIPSADGTNIRSFSMLDDPGPDKPADIAEDHLAYIEFTSGTTGTPKGVMVPVSAVNHYLKVMQNWFGLTPDDRAAETCDITFDLSVHNMFLTWHAGASLHVMNPLQMVAPARFIRDRAITSWLSVPSIIAMMRQNRTLEADTLPSLRLSFFCGEPLPAGAARAWAKAAPNSRIENIYGPTEATIACLRQPVIEPIAITPNREIVAIGRAYPRMAARIVDMGLRPLPSGTPGEIALSGAQLAKGYFGQPELTAERFPLIDGERWYLTGDLGVEDEDGTLHHLGRLDNQVKVLGNRVELEEIEMHLRATSKSDHVAAVAWPLADGSAKGIVGFVSGAALDAATIKEELRKRLPSYMVPSVVHRVGDLPLNGNGKVDRKALVTRLDAGTVAVTEKAL, from the coding sequence ATGACCGAAAATATTGCATTGCCGCTTTGCCGGCACAGTCTCGAAAGACCTGATGCGTTGGCGCTCTCCGTCAATGGAAGAGAGCTCAGCTATCGTGAGCTTGCGACCCTGTCGCGCCGTATTGCCAGTTGTCTGCAGACGGTGGCAAGAACCCGGCGTGTCGGCATTCTTGCTACCCGCAGCCTTGCCGCCTGCGCCGGAATTCTCGGCACCGCATGGTCCGGCAGCACCTATGTTCCGCTCAATCCTAGGCTTCCCCAGGCGCGGCTCGTTGATCTCTTTTCGACGCTGGATCTCGATGCACTGATCGTCGATGCCCGCGGCGCAGCGCTTCTGACGCCGGAGGTACTGGCCGCGGCACCCCGCACCGTCCTTGCCGGCGATGAGGGCATTCCTTCGGCGGATGGCACCAATATCAGATCGTTCTCGATGCTGGATGATCCAGGGCCTGACAAACCCGCTGATATCGCCGAGGATCATCTCGCCTATATCGAATTCACCTCCGGAACGACCGGCACTCCCAAAGGCGTCATGGTGCCGGTGAGTGCGGTCAACCATTACCTCAAGGTCATGCAGAATTGGTTCGGCCTCACACCGGACGACCGGGCGGCGGAAACCTGTGACATCACCTTCGACCTCTCCGTCCACAACATGTTCCTGACGTGGCATGCCGGTGCTTCCCTGCATGTGATGAACCCTCTGCAGATGGTTGCCCCCGCCCGCTTCATTCGCGATCGAGCGATCACGAGCTGGCTTTCCGTACCATCGATCATCGCCATGATGCGGCAGAACCGGACGCTGGAGGCCGATACGTTGCCGAGCCTGCGCCTATCCTTCTTCTGTGGCGAGCCGCTGCCGGCGGGCGCGGCCCGCGCCTGGGCGAAAGCGGCGCCGAATAGCCGGATAGAAAACATTTACGGCCCGACCGAGGCGACGATCGCCTGCCTGCGGCAACCGGTCATCGAACCCATCGCCATAACGCCGAACCGCGAGATCGTAGCAATCGGCAGGGCTTATCCACGCATGGCGGCACGAATCGTCGATATGGGATTGCGACCCCTGCCGTCGGGCACGCCCGGCGAGATTGCCCTTTCCGGCGCGCAACTGGCCAAAGGCTATTTCGGTCAGCCGGAACTTACGGCTGAACGTTTTCCTCTTATCGACGGCGAGCGCTGGTATCTGACCGGCGATCTCGGCGTCGAGGACGAGGACGGCACTCTTCACCACCTCGGGCGCCTGGACAATCAGGTCAAGGTTCTCGGCAATCGCGTCGAACTGGAAGAGATCGAAATGCATCTGCGCGCAACATCCAAGTCTGACCATGTTGCTGCCGTCGCCTGGCCGCTGGCGGATGGTTCCGCGAAAGGCATCGTCGGGTTTGTGTCGGGCGCGGCACTCGATGCAGCCACCATCAAGGAGGAGCTTCGCAAGCGGCTGCCCTCCTATATGGTTCCAAGCGTCGTCCATCGGGTCGGTGATCTCCCTCTAAACGGCAACGGCAAGGTGGATCGCAAAGCGCTCGTGACACGCCTCGACGCCGGAACCGTTGCTGTCACGGAGAAGGCTCTATGA
- a CDS encoding acyl carrier protein: MTIMVIDKLRATVGNLLAARGDRNPFSETEPLFTTGRLDSLAATELIVALEQDYGLDLATADFDISALDTLRDLSKLVAALHS; this comes from the coding sequence ATGACCATCATGGTGATCGACAAATTGCGCGCCACCGTCGGCAACCTGCTTGCCGCCCGCGGCGACCGCAACCCATTTTCCGAAACCGAACCTCTCTTCACAACCGGTCGCCTCGATTCGCTGGCCGCAACGGAACTGATCGTCGCGCTTGAACAGGATTACGGCCTCGATCTGGCGACCGCTGATTTCGATATTTCTGCGCTCGATACGCTGCGCGATCTTTCAAAGCTGGTGGCGGCCCTACATTCGTAG
- a CDS encoding formate--tetrahydrofolate ligase, which translates to MAAVKSDIEIARAAKKLPIVEIGAKLGIPPEDLAPYGHDKAKIGAHFIAAQKDKKDGKLILVTAINPTPAGEGKTTTTVGLGDGLNRIGKRAIVCVREASLGPCFGVKGGAAGGGYAQVIPMEDINLHFTGDFHAVTSAHNLLAALIDNHIYWGNEQNIDVRRITWRRAMDMNDRALRDIVASLGGVANGFPREGGFDITVASEVMAILCLASDLKDLEKRLGDIIIGYRRDRTPVYARDLKADGAMAVLLKDAMQPNLVQTLENNPALVHGGPFANIAHGCNSVIATRTALKLGDYVVTEAGFGADLGAEKFFDIKCRKAGLSPAAAVIVATVRALKMNGGIKRDDLGQENVAALVKGCANLGRHVANVRKFGVPVVVAINHFISDTDAEIEALKDYVARLGAEAILCRHWAEGSAGIEELAYKVVELAESNQAKFQPLYPDNLSLLEKIEIVASKIYHAGEVTADKAVRDQLRSWEDQGYGHLPVCMAKTQYSFSTDPNVRGAPEGHIVPVREVRLSAGAGFVVAITGEIMTMPGLPKSPAAERIFLNDHGYIEGLF; encoded by the coding sequence ATGGCAGCGGTGAAATCCGATATAGAAATCGCGCGTGCCGCGAAGAAATTGCCGATCGTCGAGATCGGCGCCAAGCTCGGCATTCCGCCCGAAGATCTTGCGCCTTATGGGCATGACAAGGCGAAAATCGGCGCTCATTTCATTGCCGCGCAGAAAGATAAGAAGGACGGCAAGCTGATCCTGGTCACTGCCATCAATCCGACGCCGGCCGGTGAAGGGAAGACGACCACGACCGTCGGGCTTGGCGACGGGCTGAACCGCATCGGCAAGAGGGCGATTGTCTGCGTGCGTGAGGCTTCGCTTGGACCCTGCTTTGGCGTCAAGGGTGGGGCGGCGGGCGGCGGTTATGCGCAGGTCATTCCGATGGAAGACATCAATCTGCATTTCACCGGCGATTTCCACGCCGTTACGTCGGCGCACAATCTATTAGCGGCATTAATCGACAATCACATCTATTGGGGCAACGAGCAGAATATCGATGTCCGCCGTATCACCTGGCGGCGCGCCATGGACATGAACGACCGAGCGCTGCGCGATATCGTCGCCTCGCTCGGCGGGGTGGCCAACGGTTTTCCGCGTGAGGGCGGTTTCGACATCACAGTCGCCTCTGAAGTCATGGCGATCCTCTGCCTGGCTTCTGATCTGAAGGACCTGGAAAAGCGGCTTGGCGACATCATCATCGGCTATCGTCGCGACCGCACGCCTGTTTATGCCCGCGATCTCAAAGCTGACGGCGCCATGGCGGTGCTGCTCAAGGATGCGATGCAGCCGAATCTGGTACAGACGCTGGAGAACAATCCGGCCTTAGTGCATGGCGGCCCCTTCGCCAACATCGCCCATGGATGCAATTCGGTGATCGCCACGCGCACGGCGCTGAAGCTCGGCGACTACGTTGTGACGGAAGCGGGCTTTGGCGCCGATCTCGGCGCGGAAAAATTCTTCGACATCAAGTGCCGCAAGGCCGGGCTTTCGCCGGCTGCGGCCGTCATCGTCGCGACGGTGCGGGCGCTGAAAATGAATGGCGGCATCAAGAGGGACGATCTCGGCCAGGAGAATGTCGCAGCCCTGGTGAAGGGCTGCGCGAATCTTGGCCGGCATGTCGCCAATGTCCGCAAATTCGGCGTGCCCGTCGTCGTTGCGATCAATCACTTCATCTCTGATACGGATGCGGAGATCGAGGCGCTGAAGGATTATGTGGCGCGGCTCGGCGCCGAGGCGATCCTTTGTCGCCATTGGGCCGAGGGGTCTGCGGGGATCGAAGAGCTTGCCTATAAGGTGGTTGAGCTTGCCGAATCCAACCAAGCGAAGTTCCAGCCGCTCTATCCCGACAATCTCTCCTTGCTCGAAAAGATCGAGATCGTCGCTTCAAAGATCTATCACGCCGGCGAGGTGACTGCCGACAAGGCCGTGCGCGACCAGTTGCGTTCCTGGGAGGATCAGGGTTACGGCCATCTGCCGGTCTGCATGGCGAAGACGCAATATTCCTTCTCGACGGACCCGAATGTCCGCGGCGCGCCGGAAGGGCATATCGTGCCTGTTCGCGAAGTGCGTCTGTCCGCCGGGGCCGGCTTCGTCGTTGCCATCACCGGCGAGATCATGACCATGCCGGGCCTGCCGAAATCACCGGCGGCAGAACGGATTTTCCTCAATGATCATGGATACATCGAGGGATTGTTTTAA
- a CDS encoding TIGR00645 family protein, with translation MKSLELLVERIILSSRWILVVFYLGLAAALAVYAVSFGYKFLKVVAGVFQYEEADMILAILGLIDAALVASLIVMVMISGYENFVSRFDQADDEVSFLGKLDSGSLKIKVAASIVAISSIHLLQVFLNATQYENSKLMWLTIMHLTFVVSALLLGYLESIIMSKAKSKDT, from the coding sequence ATGAAGTCCCTGGAATTGCTGGTCGAGCGCATTATTCTCTCCAGCCGCTGGATTCTGGTCGTCTTCTATCTCGGCCTGGCCGCCGCACTCGCAGTCTATGCCGTCTCGTTCGGCTACAAATTCCTGAAGGTCGTCGCAGGCGTCTTCCAATACGAGGAAGCGGACATGATTCTCGCCATCCTCGGCCTCATCGATGCCGCACTGGTGGCCAGCCTTATCGTCATGGTGATGATTTCAGGTTACGAAAATTTTGTCAGCCGCTTCGACCAGGCCGATGACGAAGTCTCCTTTCTCGGCAAGCTCGATTCCGGCAGCCTGAAGATCAAGGTCGCCGCCTCCATCGTCGCCATTTCGTCGATCCATCTGCTGCAGGTCTTCCTCAACGCCACTCAGTACGAGAACAGCAAGCTGATGTGGCTGACCATCATGCACCTGACCTTCGTCGTGTCCGCGCTCCTGCTCGGCTATCTGGAAAGCATCATCATGTCCAAAGCCAAAAGCAAAGACACCTGA
- a CDS encoding helix-turn-helix transcriptional regulator encodes MSFIITAERQLLLSAELATARTQTAFAQALERTSSAFGFSHAALMSAPVAEDSLLTPLVIEGSIPSQFLRDFDRYQLLRRCPMLMRVRDSVMPRPWHLLEKAAAHDIEPPRELRTLLINHNCPMGVVIPVNSSDGQRLVFWFMGNRNSLGQSELNELTMIMLQGLDTYNCIRRNDGSVPHMLSARELEVVRWTAQGKTSVEIGQILSLSDHTVNAYMTNAIRKLDCVNRTQLVAKAIRLKLIS; translated from the coding sequence ATGTCCTTTATCATTACCGCTGAGAGACAACTGTTGCTTTCCGCCGAGTTGGCCACCGCCCGGACACAAACGGCTTTTGCGCAGGCTTTGGAGCGTACGAGTTCCGCTTTTGGCTTCAGCCACGCGGCCCTCATGAGCGCTCCGGTTGCAGAAGATTCCCTACTGACGCCGCTGGTCATCGAAGGCTCGATACCCTCTCAGTTTCTGCGTGATTTCGACCGTTATCAGTTGCTCCGCCGTTGCCCCATGCTGATGCGTGTGCGGGACTCGGTGATGCCGCGTCCGTGGCATCTGTTGGAAAAAGCTGCCGCCCACGACATCGAGCCGCCCCGCGAGCTGCGCACGCTCTTAATCAACCATAATTGCCCCATGGGCGTTGTCATTCCCGTCAATTCCTCGGACGGACAGCGCCTCGTCTTCTGGTTCATGGGTAACCGTAACAGCCTTGGCCAGAGCGAGCTCAACGAGCTCACCATGATCATGCTGCAGGGTCTCGACACCTACAACTGCATCAGGCGCAACGACGGTTCCGTCCCGCATATGCTTTCAGCCCGCGAACTCGAAGTGGTTCGCTGGACGGCGCAAGGCAAGACCTCGGTCGAAATCGGCCAGATCCTGTCCCTCTCCGATCATACGGTGAACGCCTATATGACCAACGCGATCAGGAAGCTTGATTGCGTTAATCGGACACAGTTGGTCGCCAAAGCCATCCGCTTGAAACTGATCAGTTAA
- a CDS encoding DUF2333 family protein, with translation MLDSITAFFKRIGRAIARGFGLLVVWIVWPFLAAHGWYRQRNWLIKLPIAAFLALIATLYVYFIWQTQVWSGFDANYPDVYKFADRKVGAGQQLPAADGQQAAANAPKTCQTSGIVDVTADLIDFNVNQNAWISSMLLFKLGFFGMSWDDTPFLDNKAAFQRGVNQAVRRTAVELVDTLGRVRGTSGINSDLQSARGNLQFDETSWYFGMRPFGPKTPTPSYYRAAIGSLRKFNADLGTCNAVFDSRADNLLQFIDRVANDLGSTSDILAERSENHNYGWFDMRADDRFWFAYGQLYGYYGILSAVGADFQQVIAERNLGTLWTSTMRQLQAALRIQPFIISNGREDGWIMPSHLATMGFYILRVRSNLVEMRTVLGGR, from the coding sequence ATGCTCGATTCGATCACTGCGTTCTTCAAGCGGATCGGCCGTGCCATTGCGCGCGGTTTTGGGCTTCTCGTCGTTTGGATCGTGTGGCCATTTCTTGCCGCCCATGGCTGGTACCGTCAGCGCAATTGGCTGATCAAGTTGCCGATTGCCGCTTTCCTGGCACTGATCGCGACGCTCTACGTCTATTTTATCTGGCAGACGCAGGTCTGGAGTGGCTTCGACGCCAATTATCCCGATGTCTACAAGTTTGCAGATCGTAAGGTAGGGGCAGGGCAGCAACTGCCGGCAGCGGATGGTCAGCAGGCAGCTGCGAATGCGCCGAAAACCTGCCAGACCTCGGGGATCGTCGATGTCACCGCCGACCTTATCGATTTCAATGTCAACCAGAATGCCTGGATCTCCTCGATGCTGCTCTTCAAGCTCGGATTCTTCGGCATGAGCTGGGACGACACGCCGTTCCTCGACAACAAGGCGGCTTTTCAGCGCGGCGTAAACCAGGCGGTGCGGCGCACGGCAGTGGAGTTGGTCGATACACTCGGCCGCGTGCGCGGCACATCCGGCATCAACAGCGACCTGCAGAGCGCCCGCGGCAATCTGCAATTCGACGAAACGAGCTGGTATTTCGGCATGCGACCCTTTGGTCCGAAGACGCCGACGCCGAGCTATTATCGCGCCGCAATCGGCAGCCTGCGCAAGTTCAACGCCGATCTCGGCACCTGTAATGCCGTCTTCGACAGCCGCGCCGACAATCTTCTGCAATTCATCGATCGTGTCGCCAACGATCTCGGCAGCACGTCGGATATTCTGGCGGAGCGATCGGAAAACCACAATTACGGCTGGTTCGACATGCGCGCCGACGATCGTTTCTGGTTCGCCTATGGCCAACTCTACGGCTATTACGGCATCCTGAGCGCCGTGGGCGCCGATTTCCAGCAAGTCATAGCGGAGCGCAATCTCGGCACGCTCTGGACCAGCACCATGAGGCAGTTGCAGGCCGCCTTGCGGATCCAGCCGTTTATCATCTCGAACGGGCGTGAGGACGGTTGGATCATGCCGAGCCATCTCGCAACGATGGGCTTCTATATTCTGCGCGTGCGCTCGAATCTGGTAGAAATGCGCACTGTTCTCGGTGGCCGCTAA
- a CDS encoding c-type cytochrome — MKLRCLAAAAAVLLSASAALADGDAVAGAAVFKKCAVCHTATAHENHVGPSLMGVVGRPVASVPDYNYSPAMKAFGAGGKVWDEALLRKYLPSPQFLVKGTKMTFPGLKSDKDLDNLIAYLKSPAVAP, encoded by the coding sequence ATGAAATTGCGCTGTCTGGCGGCCGCGGCTGCCGTTCTTTTGTCTGCCTCCGCCGCCCTTGCCGACGGAGACGCAGTAGCGGGCGCGGCAGTCTTCAAGAAATGCGCCGTCTGCCACACGGCGACCGCGCATGAAAACCATGTCGGCCCGTCGCTGATGGGTGTGGTCGGTCGCCCAGTGGCCTCCGTCCCGGATTACAATTATTCGCCCGCTATGAAAGCGTTCGGCGCCGGTGGTAAAGTCTGGGACGAGGCGCTGCTGCGAAAATACCTGCCCAGTCCGCAATTCCTCGTGAAAGGCACGAAGATGACTTTCCCCGGTTTGAAGAGTGACAAGGATCTCGACAATTTGATCGCCTATCTGAAGAGCCCGGCTGTTGCGCCGTAA
- a CDS encoding thymidine kinase: MAKLYFHYSTMNAGKSTMLLQAAYNYQERGMRTVAFIAALDDRAGRGKIASRIGLEMAATPFDESDDLFAMVDNLHVGEPLACVFIDEAQFLSREQVWQLAHIVDRLGVPVMAYGLRTDFQGKLFPGSQELLTIADEMREVRTICHCGRKATMLVRLDGQGRVVHEGAQIEIGGSDKYVSLCRRHWEEAIAGE, encoded by the coding sequence ATGGCCAAGCTCTACTTCCACTATTCGACGATGAACGCCGGCAAATCGACCATGCTGCTGCAGGCCGCTTACAACTACCAGGAACGCGGCATGCGGACGGTTGCCTTCATCGCCGCGCTCGATGATCGTGCCGGTCGTGGAAAGATCGCCTCGCGCATTGGCCTGGAGATGGCCGCCACTCCCTTCGACGAGTCGGACGATCTCTTTGCGATGGTGGACAATCTGCACGTCGGGGAGCCGCTTGCCTGCGTCTTCATCGACGAGGCACAATTTCTGTCGCGCGAGCAGGTCTGGCAGCTTGCCCACATTGTCGACCGCCTTGGCGTACCCGTCATGGCTTATGGTCTGCGCACCGATTTCCAAGGCAAGCTGTTTCCGGGCTCGCAGGAACTTCTGACGATCGCCGACGAGATGCGTGAAGTGCGGACGATCTGCCATTGCGGCCGCAAGGCGACGATGCTGGTGCGCCTGGATGGACAGGGCAGGGTGGTGCACGAGGGTGCACAGATTGAGATCGGCGGCAGCGACAAATATGTCTCGCTCTGCCGCCGTCACTGGGAGGAGGCGATAGCCGGGGAGTGA